The Pieris brassicae chromosome 6, ilPieBrab1.1, whole genome shotgun sequence genome window below encodes:
- the LOC123711247 gene encoding retinal rod rhodopsin-sensitive cGMP 3',5'-cyclic phosphodiesterase subunit delta isoform X3 has protein sequence MTDVLPAEETKQDRVVTILRGFQINWMNLRDADTGKILWQHNEDMSSPEVEHEARVPKRILKCRVVSREMNFSSVESMERFRLEQKVLFKGRCLEEWFFEFGYVIPNSTNTWQSIIESAPESQMMPATVLNLVTLR, from the exons ATGACGGATGTTCTACCTGCAGAAGAAACTAAACAAGATCGAGTAGTAACAATACTTAGAGGGTTTCAGAT AAATTGGATGAATCTACGTGATGCTGACACGg GAAAGATTCTCTGGCAGCATAATGAAGACATGTCAAGTCCAGAAGTAGAGCATGAAGCAAGGGTACCTAAGCGTATTCTCAAGTGTAGAGTTGTTTCCCGTGAAATGAACTTTAGCTCAGTTGAGTCTATGGAGAGATTCAGGCTGGAACAA AAAGTGCTGTTTAAAGGGCGTTGTTTAGAAGAGTGGTTCTTTGAATTTGGGTATGTTATACCCAATTCCACCAACACTTGGCAATCCATAATAGAATCTGCTCCCGAATCTCAAATGATGCCAGCAACTGTTCTAAA
- the LOC123710762 gene encoding ubiquitin-protein ligase E3A, giving the protein MNSKSETDEASRGSEASSSNSDPTPESSQEESTPILCADSGPNNTQDIMKRAAAKQLIERYFYQLVDGCGNPNCDNKYCASSGEARNLTPNEAAAEAIKLFYKEARLCDSLPNKIPRIEACCESSTGNNVNENSDTENKDDQNLDSPSSSSSPIFSENSKAETSQSVYPFEYKKLSNNVAPLTEEKIYELCDECIRNKSPEALISTIARTFTKPLILARSFMKVDNVSNSAKEDKQDKESEAMCSSSDPDKDVDSASGPTLDVASCRRAFEYLSKVPTVQYSSAFVIILATLAEYLQLDMKMSQTLKMDDIITCFVIAFEVRDLGCSDYLEVALPALCNAAEQLPIKGQAKLARIWGEQCKDTLRHILEALQQLITLRVISTNYSAGYQLQDDQNVTRATKLMKIVYYANMISGVMESDTLREEPVVITNQLDPLGDALDHLYPLTSIKNLKQAQPEDPLAVELGINVLDSRKPYIAFEEFYNEPLSDTIEMDIDFANYKTDNSGGKKFSFLKYPFILTAATKSLGLYYENRIRMYSERRVSLLHAVVGASPPMPFLRLKVRRSHIIDDALVELEMIAMERALDLKKQLVVEFEGEQGVDEGGVSKEFFQLIVEEIFNPDYGMFTQQPDSHTVWFNPTSFETEAQFTLIGIVLGLAIYNNIILAVKFPMVVYRKLLGKKGSFQDLADWNPILYNGLKDMLDYVGDDLADVYYQTFRICYTDVFGNNIFHDLKENGDSLFVTQDNKREFVDLYAEFLLNQSVDTQFKAFRRGFVMVTDESQLGSLFRPEEVETLVCGSKDFDFNELEKSTEYDGGYTAESQTIKDFWTIVHSFSSEDKRRLLQFTTGSDRVPVGGLSHLKLVIARNGPDCDRLPTAHTCFNVLLLPEYENKDKLQDRLMKAISYSKGFGML; this is encoded by the exons ATGAACTCTAAAAGCGAAACTGACGAAGCTTCAAG ggGGAGCGAAGCATCATCGTCAAATTCCGATCCTACCCCAGAGAGTTCCCAAGAAGAATCTACACCAATTTTATGTGCAGATTCAGGTCCTAATAATACTCAAGACATAATGAAAAGAGCAGCTGCCAAACAGTTAATTGAGAGATATTTCTATCAGTTGGTTGATGGCTGTGGTAATCCTAACTGTGACAATAAATACTGCGCTTCAAGTGGAGAG gcACGCAATTTAACTCCAAATGAAGCAGCTGCTGAGgctattaaattgttttacaaagAAGCTCGTTTATGTGATAGCCTTCCCAACAAAATTCCCCGTATTGAAGCCTGCTGTGAATCTAGCACTgg caaCAATGTTAATGAAAATTCAGACACAGAAAATAAAGATGATCAGAACTTGGATAGCCCTTCCTCTAGTTCATCACCAATCTTTAGTGAAAATTCTAAAGCAGAAACTAGTCAAAGTGTATATCCGTTTGAATATAAGAAACTAAGTAATA ATGTTGCACCACTGACagaggaaaaaatatatgagttATGTGATGAATGTATCAGAAACAAATCTCCAGAAGCCTTAATAAGTACCATTGCCAGAACCTTTACCAAGCCCTTAATATTAGCTAGAAGTTTTATGAAAGTGGATAATGTATCAAATAGTGCTAAAGAAGACAAGCAAG ATAAAGAATCTGAAGCAATGTGTTCATCAAGTGACCCTGATAAGGATGTGGATAGTGCTTCAGGGCCCACATTGGATGTAGCCTCATGTAGACGAGCCTTTGAATATCTTTCAAAA GTGCCAACAGTACAGTACAGCTCAGCATTTGTAATAATTCTGGCCACATTGGCagagtatttacaattggaTATGAAAATGTCCCAAACATTGAAAATGGATGATATCATTACCTGCTTCGTCATTGCATTTGAAGTCAGAGACCTTGGCTGTAGTGATTACTTAGAGGTCGCTTTGCCTGCACTCTGCAATGCTGCAGAACAATTACCTATTAAAG GTCAAGCTAAGTTGGCTCGCATTTGGGGGGAGCAGTGCAAAGATACCCTACGACATATTCTAGAAGCCTTACAACAATTGATTACTCTAAGAGTCATATCGACAAACTATAGTGCGGGGTACCAGCTGCAAGACGATCAGAATGTTACCAGAGCGACCAAACTTATGaaa ATAGTGTACTACGCAAATATGATATCTGGGGTCATGGAATCGGATACGTTGAGAGAAGAGCCGGTGGTGATCACAAATCAGTTGGATCCACTTGGAGACGCCTTGGACCACTTGTACCCGTTAACTTCTATTAAGAACTTAAAGCAAGCTCAGCCTGAAGACCCCttag ctgTTGAATTAGGTATAAATGTATTAGACTCTAGGAAACCATATATAGCTTTTGAAGAATTTTACAACGAACCACTGAGTGATACAATTGAGATGGATATCGATTTTGCTAATTATAAAACTGATAATAGTGGAg GTAAAAAATTCTCATTCCTCAAGTACCCATTTATACTTACTGCTGCAACTAAGTCGTTAGGCCTGTATTATGAGAACCGAATTCGGATGTACTCGGAAAGACGCGTGTCTCTTCTGCACGCGGTCGTCGGTGCCTCACCACCTATGCCTTTCTTGAGGCTCAAAGTGAGACGATCTCACATCATTGATGATGCATTGGTAGAG CTTGAAATGATAGCAATGGAGCGAGCTCTAGATCTGAAGAAACAGTTGGTGGTGGAGTTTGAAGGTGAACAGGGCGTGGATGAAGGCGGAGTCAGTAAGGAGTTCTTCCAACTTATTGTTGAGGAGATCTTCAATCCCGATTATGGAATGTTTACCCAACAGCCCGATTCGCATACTGTATG gtTTAACCCCACATCATTTGAAACAGAGGCCCAGTTTACGCTTATTGGAATTGTACTAGGCCTGGCTATttacaataacattatattagcCGTTAAATTTCCAATGGTCGTTTATAGAAAGCTCTTGGGCAAGAAGGGATCATTCCAAGATTTAGCTGATTGGAACCCC ATATTATACAACGGTCTCAAAGACATGCTAGATTACGTGGGTGATGATTTGGCGGACGTGTACTATCAGACGTTTAGGATATGCTATACGGACGTGTTTGGGAACAATATATTCCACGATCTTAAGGAAAATGGCGACAGTTTATTTGTTACGCAGGATAATAAACGG GAGTTCGTAGATCTGTACGCAGAGTTTCTGTTGAACCAATCCGTCGATACGCAGTTCAAGGCTTTCCGTCGTGGCTTTGTGATGGTGACTGATGAGAGCCAGCTCGGGTCACTCTTTAGGCCAGAAGAGGTTGAAACCCTCGTATGTGGTAGTAAG GACTTCGACTTCAATGAGCTTGAGAAATCAACGGAATATGACGGAGGCTACACAGCAGAATCACAAACAATCAAAGATTTCTGGACCATTGTTCACAGCTTCTCATCAGAGGATAAGCGAAGGCTTCTACAATTCACAACTGGGTCGGACAGAGTTCCAGTCGGGGGTCTTAGTCATTTGAAACTAGTTATCGCAAGAAATGGGCCGGATTGTGATAGACTGCCCACAGCTCATACATGTTTTAATGTTCTCTTACTACCAGAGTatgaaaataaagataaacttCAAGATAGACTGATGAAAGCTATAAGTTACTCGAAAGGCTTTGGCATGCTTTAG
- the LOC123711247 gene encoding retinal rod rhodopsin-sensitive cGMP 3',5'-cyclic phosphodiesterase subunit delta isoform X1, with product MTDVLPAEETKQDRVVTILRGFQINWMNLRDADTGKILWQHNEDMSSPEVEHEARVPKRILKCRVVSREMNFSSVESMERFRLEQKVLFKGRCLEEWFFEFGYVIPNSTNTWQSIIESAPESQMMPATVLNGNVVIETKFFDGDLLITTSRVRLFYV from the exons ATGACGGATGTTCTACCTGCAGAAGAAACTAAACAAGATCGAGTAGTAACAATACTTAGAGGGTTTCAGAT AAATTGGATGAATCTACGTGATGCTGACACGg GAAAGATTCTCTGGCAGCATAATGAAGACATGTCAAGTCCAGAAGTAGAGCATGAAGCAAGGGTACCTAAGCGTATTCTCAAGTGTAGAGTTGTTTCCCGTGAAATGAACTTTAGCTCAGTTGAGTCTATGGAGAGATTCAGGCTGGAACAA AAAGTGCTGTTTAAAGGGCGTTGTTTAGAAGAGTGGTTCTTTGAATTTGGGTATGTTATACCCAATTCCACCAACACTTGGCAATCCATAATAGAATCTGCTCCCGAATCTCAAATGATGCCAGCAACTGTTCTAAA TGGGAATGTTGTGATAGAAACAAAATTCTTTGACGGGGATCTCCTTATAACTACCTCCAGAGTGaggttattttatgtttaa
- the LOC123711247 gene encoding retinal rod rhodopsin-sensitive cGMP 3',5'-cyclic phosphodiesterase subunit delta isoform X2, with product MTDVLPAEETKQDRVVTILRGFQINWMNLRDADTGKILWQHNEDMSSPEVEHEARVPKRILKCRVVSREMNFSSVESMERFRLEQKVLFKGRCLEEWFFEFGYVIPNSTNTWQSIIESAPESQMMPATVLKKKNPLHGCDSKA from the exons ATGACGGATGTTCTACCTGCAGAAGAAACTAAACAAGATCGAGTAGTAACAATACTTAGAGGGTTTCAGAT AAATTGGATGAATCTACGTGATGCTGACACGg GAAAGATTCTCTGGCAGCATAATGAAGACATGTCAAGTCCAGAAGTAGAGCATGAAGCAAGGGTACCTAAGCGTATTCTCAAGTGTAGAGTTGTTTCCCGTGAAATGAACTTTAGCTCAGTTGAGTCTATGGAGAGATTCAGGCTGGAACAA AAAGTGCTGTTTAAAGGGCGTTGTTTAGAAGAGTGGTTCTTTGAATTTGGGTATGTTATACCCAATTCCACCAACACTTGGCAATCCATAATAGAATCTGCTCCCGAATCTCAAATGATGCCAGCAACTGTTCTAAA gaaaaaaaatccattgcaTGGCTGTGATTCCAAAGCTTGA